The proteins below come from a single Azospirillum thiophilum genomic window:
- a CDS encoding MraY family glycosyltransferase, with product MTSTAYSTVLTVVFLLCLATGWYLSTRVLRYLLARQIMDIPNERSSHQAPTPRGGGWAVMLTVVPVFAAAGIAFGKPLETGAVLLGTLALMGVSWMDDRRALSPLLRLVVQALAVAFGLLALPADQMVWQGWLPWGLDRAATAFLWLWFVNLYNFMDGIDGLAGSETVLVGGGVALVSLATADFGLTGTAGAALAGAAAGFLTHNWRPARMFMGDVGSIPLGHILAFLLASLAARGDWAAALILPAYYLTDATITLLRRLLRGEKIWQAHREHFYQKAAKGVGRHDRVVLTIIAYSLVLVAAALAAGAFGAWTLAPGAVTVALLLVTLTRMSKA from the coding sequence ATGACCTCCACCGCCTATTCGACCGTGCTGACCGTTGTCTTCCTGCTGTGTCTGGCCACCGGCTGGTATCTGTCGACGCGGGTGCTGCGATACCTGCTGGCCCGCCAAATCATGGACATCCCGAACGAACGGTCGAGCCATCAGGCGCCGACCCCGCGCGGCGGCGGCTGGGCGGTGATGCTGACGGTCGTTCCGGTCTTCGCCGCCGCCGGGATCGCCTTCGGCAAGCCGCTGGAGACCGGGGCCGTGCTGCTGGGCACGCTGGCGCTGATGGGCGTGTCGTGGATGGACGACCGGCGCGCGCTGTCGCCGCTGCTGCGGCTGGTGGTGCAGGCGCTGGCGGTGGCCTTCGGGCTGCTGGCTCTGCCGGCCGATCAGATGGTGTGGCAAGGCTGGCTGCCCTGGGGGCTCGACCGGGCGGCGACCGCCTTCCTGTGGCTGTGGTTCGTCAACCTCTACAATTTCATGGACGGGATCGACGGGCTGGCCGGCAGCGAAACCGTCCTGGTCGGCGGCGGCGTGGCGCTGGTGTCGCTGGCCACGGCGGATTTCGGGCTGACCGGCACGGCGGGCGCGGCGCTGGCCGGAGCGGCGGCCGGCTTCCTCACCCACAATTGGCGGCCGGCCCGCATGTTCATGGGCGATGTCGGCAGCATCCCGCTCGGCCATATCCTGGCCTTCCTGCTGGCGTCGCTGGCGGCGCGGGGCGACTGGGCCGCGGCGCTGATCCTGCCCGCCTATTACCTGACCGACGCCACCATCACCCTGCTGCGCCGGCTGCTGCGCGGCGAGAAGATCTGGCAGGCCCATCGCGAGCATTTCTATCAGAAGGCCGCCAAGGGCGTCGGCCGGCACGACCGCGTGGTGCTGACCATCATCGCCTACAGCCTGGTTCTGGTCGCCGCCGCGCTGGCCGCCGGCGCGTTCGGCGCCTGGACGCTGGCGCCCGGCGCCGTCACGGTGGCGCTGCTGCTGGTGACGCTGACCCGCATGTCGAAGGCCTGA
- a CDS encoding polysaccharide biosynthesis protein, whose amino-acid sequence MRIPSARASLVFLHDLAMTGVALVVALYLRVGGSAFGLYSEALATALPVLVGVSAAVFVLFGLYRGIWRYASIPDLMQVVRAVTVAVLCFVLAMFLLTRAELLPRSLPPILWLVQMLLLGGPRFAYRFLKDRRFSWAEAVEGVPRIPVLLLGVGDAAELFIRSLDQPGQSAYRVVGILDDKGRRVGHAVRGVPVLGGPDDLEQVVRTLERKGERPQRLIVTKGNAELKGSILRSLLDRAEALGLVLSRLPSLTEFKSALGEGKGIEVRPIALEDLLGRPQAVLDRGAISGLVGGRRVIVTGAGGTIGSELVRQIAALGPERLILLDAGEFNLYSIEMELREKFPAQDTRAVIADVRDRERIMRLFQDERPALVFHAAALKHVPLVEANPCEGALTNVVGTRNVADAARAAGCLAMVLISTDKAIRPTSVMGAAKRFAETYCQALDVLPPRDGTEHATRYMTVRFGNVLGSSGSVVPLFTRQLAQGGPLTVTHPDMRRYFMTVREAVELVLQASAHGVTRAEDRGKILVLDMGEPVKIADLARQMIRLAGYRPGVDIAIAYTGLRPGEKLFEEILTAAEAPSRTEADGVFLASPRLIDYALINRAVGELEAVARAGDGERVLSIIGTIVPDFRAEAVLPPAATQA is encoded by the coding sequence ATGCGTATCCCGTCCGCGCGGGCGTCCCTGGTGTTCCTGCACGATCTGGCGATGACCGGGGTGGCCCTGGTCGTCGCCCTGTACCTGCGGGTGGGCGGGTCCGCCTTTGGCCTCTATTCCGAAGCGCTGGCGACAGCATTGCCGGTGCTGGTCGGCGTGTCGGCGGCGGTGTTCGTCCTGTTCGGGCTGTACCGCGGCATCTGGCGCTACGCCTCCATCCCCGACCTGATGCAGGTGGTGCGCGCCGTCACCGTGGCGGTGCTGTGCTTCGTGCTGGCGATGTTCCTGCTGACCCGCGCCGAACTGCTGCCGCGCTCGCTGCCGCCGATCCTGTGGCTGGTGCAGATGCTGCTGCTGGGCGGCCCGCGCTTCGCCTACCGCTTCCTGAAGGACCGCCGCTTCAGCTGGGCCGAGGCGGTGGAGGGCGTTCCGCGCATCCCCGTCCTGCTCCTCGGTGTCGGCGACGCGGCCGAGCTGTTCATCCGCTCGCTCGACCAGCCGGGGCAGTCGGCCTACCGCGTCGTCGGCATCCTCGACGACAAGGGCCGGCGCGTCGGCCACGCCGTGCGCGGCGTGCCGGTACTGGGCGGTCCCGACGACCTGGAACAGGTGGTCCGGACGCTGGAGCGCAAGGGCGAGCGGCCGCAGCGGCTGATCGTGACCAAGGGCAACGCCGAGTTGAAGGGGTCGATCCTGCGCAGCCTGCTCGACCGGGCGGAGGCGCTGGGGCTGGTGCTGTCGCGCCTGCCCAGCCTGACCGAGTTCAAGTCGGCGCTGGGCGAGGGCAAGGGCATCGAGGTGCGCCCGATCGCGCTGGAGGATCTGCTGGGCCGGCCGCAGGCGGTGCTGGACCGCGGCGCGATATCCGGGCTGGTCGGTGGGCGGCGGGTGATCGTCACCGGCGCCGGCGGCACAATCGGCAGCGAGCTGGTCCGCCAGATCGCGGCGCTGGGGCCGGAACGGCTGATCCTGCTCGATGCCGGGGAATTCAACCTCTACAGCATCGAGATGGAGCTGCGGGAGAAGTTCCCGGCCCAGGACACCCGCGCGGTGATCGCCGACGTGCGCGACCGCGAGCGCATCATGCGCCTGTTCCAGGACGAGCGCCCCGCCCTGGTTTTCCATGCCGCGGCGCTCAAGCATGTGCCGCTGGTGGAGGCCAACCCGTGCGAAGGCGCGCTGACCAACGTCGTCGGCACCCGCAACGTCGCCGACGCGGCGCGCGCCGCCGGCTGCCTCGCCATGGTGCTGATCTCCACCGACAAGGCGATCCGCCCGACCAGCGTGATGGGAGCGGCCAAGCGCTTCGCCGAGACCTATTGCCAGGCGCTGGACGTGCTGCCGCCGCGCGACGGAACGGAGCATGCCACCCGCTACATGACGGTGCGCTTCGGCAACGTCCTCGGCTCGTCGGGCTCGGTGGTGCCGCTGTTCACCCGGCAGCTGGCCCAGGGCGGCCCGCTGACCGTCACCCATCCCGACATGCGCCGCTATTTCATGACGGTGCGCGAGGCGGTGGAACTGGTGCTGCAGGCTTCGGCCCATGGCGTCACCCGCGCCGAAGACCGCGGCAAGATCCTGGTGCTGGACATGGGGGAGCCGGTGAAGATCGCCGACCTCGCCCGCCAGATGATCCGGCTGGCCGGCTACCGCCCCGGCGTGGACATCGCCATCGCCTATACCGGGCTGCGGCCCGGCGAGAAGCTGTTCGAGGAGATCCTGACCGCCGCCGAGGCGCCGAGCCGCACCGAGGCCGATGGCGTCTTCCTCGCCTCGCCCCGGCTGATCGACTATGCGCTGATCAACCGCGCGGTGGGCGAGCTCGAGGCGGTGGCGCGGGCCGGCGACGGGGAGCGGGTGCTGTCGATCATCGGCACGATCGTGCCGGATTTCCGTGCCGAGGCGGTGCTGCCGCCCGCGGCGACGCAGGCGTAG
- a CDS encoding UDP-glucose 4-epimerase family protein, with amino-acid sequence MRVLLTGATGFVGRNTAPLLAARGHRVRAALRAPSESPWEPAVVGEIGPDTDWRAALTGVDSVVHMAARVHVMRDSAADPLAEFRRVNTAGTIRLAEQAAAAGVKRFVFLSSIKAVVDESRPAPLDEATPPAPHSPYGVSKLEAERALAEISARTGMELVVIRPPLVYGPGAAGNMRSLVKLVATGLPLPLGAIHNRRSLIYVGNLADAVATVLEHPAAAGQTFLVQDGEPVSTAGLVQAIATALGRPARLVPVPRPLMALAAGLTGTRALFDRLAGTLTVDDGPIRKRLGWRPPHDLASGLRATAEWFNASRDRPRRRSRGRANGD; translated from the coding sequence ATGCGCGTTCTCCTGACCGGCGCAACCGGCTTCGTCGGCCGCAACACCGCCCCCCTGCTGGCCGCCCGCGGGCATCGGGTGCGCGCGGCGCTGCGCGCGCCCTCGGAGAGTCCATGGGAACCGGCGGTGGTCGGAGAGATCGGCCCCGATACCGACTGGAGGGCCGCCCTGACCGGGGTCGACAGTGTCGTCCATATGGCGGCACGTGTCCATGTGATGCGCGACAGCGCAGCCGACCCGCTGGCGGAGTTCCGCCGCGTCAACACCGCCGGCACGATCCGGCTGGCGGAACAGGCCGCTGCGGCCGGGGTGAAGCGCTTCGTCTTCCTCAGCAGCATCAAGGCGGTGGTCGACGAAAGCCGCCCCGCCCCGCTGGACGAGGCGACGCCCCCCGCCCCTCACAGCCCCTATGGAGTCTCGAAACTGGAGGCCGAGCGGGCGCTGGCGGAGATTTCGGCCCGTACCGGCATGGAGCTGGTGGTGATCCGCCCGCCGCTGGTCTACGGCCCCGGTGCCGCCGGCAACATGCGCTCCCTGGTGAAACTGGTGGCGACCGGCCTGCCGCTGCCGTTGGGGGCCATCCACAACCGGCGCAGCCTGATCTATGTCGGCAACCTCGCCGATGCGGTGGCGACGGTGCTGGAGCATCCGGCGGCAGCCGGACAGACCTTCCTGGTTCAGGACGGGGAACCGGTATCGACCGCCGGCCTGGTGCAGGCCATCGCGACGGCGCTGGGCCGGCCGGCGCGGCTGGTCCCGGTACCGCGCCCGCTGATGGCGCTGGCGGCGGGCCTGACCGGAACGCGGGCGCTGTTCGACAGGCTGGCCGGAACGCTGACGGTGGACGATGGCCCCATCCGCAAGAGGCTGGGCTGGCGCCCGCCCCATGACCTTGCGTCCGGGTTGCGCGCCACCGCGGAATGGTTCAATGCTTCCCGCGACCGACCCCGCCGCCGCTCGCGCGGGCGGGCGAACGGCGACTAG
- a CDS encoding SDR family NAD(P)-dependent oxidoreductase: protein MTILVTGAAGFIGSHVAAALLDRGEDVLGLDNLNDYYSVALKEARLARLLDRPGFRFVKADISDRAAVEGLWPQFADVTGVVHLAAQPGVRYSIENPYAYVDANVTGQVTLLEAARRMPELRHFVYASTSSVYGANRKMPFSVEDRVDSPVSVYAATKKAAEMLAFTYSHLYRLPMTGLRFFTVYGPWSRPDMATWLFADAITAGRPIRVFNGGRMKRDFTYIDDIVAGVLAALDRPAPVDAETGAPHRLFNLGNNRCEELMHFIAVLERALGREAVKAMEPMQAGDVQETAADIELSREILGFEPKTPIEVGLPRFVEWYKGYHKL, encoded by the coding sequence ATGACCATCCTAGTCACCGGCGCCGCCGGCTTCATCGGATCGCACGTCGCCGCGGCGTTGCTGGACCGGGGAGAGGACGTGCTCGGCCTCGACAACCTGAACGACTATTATTCGGTGGCGCTGAAGGAGGCACGGCTGGCCCGGCTGCTGGACCGGCCCGGCTTCCGCTTCGTCAAGGCCGACATCTCCGACCGGGCGGCCGTCGAGGGGCTGTGGCCGCAGTTCGCCGACGTGACGGGCGTGGTCCATCTGGCGGCGCAGCCGGGCGTGCGCTATTCCATCGAGAACCCCTACGCCTATGTCGACGCCAACGTCACCGGACAGGTGACGCTGCTGGAGGCGGCGCGGCGGATGCCGGAGCTCCGGCATTTCGTCTATGCCTCGACCTCGTCGGTCTATGGCGCCAACCGCAAGATGCCCTTCTCGGTGGAGGACCGGGTCGACAGCCCGGTGTCGGTCTATGCCGCCACCAAGAAGGCGGCGGAGATGCTGGCCTTCACCTACAGCCACCTCTACCGGCTGCCGATGACCGGCCTGCGCTTCTTCACGGTCTACGGCCCGTGGAGCCGTCCGGACATGGCGACCTGGTTGTTCGCCGACGCCATCACCGCCGGCCGGCCGATCCGCGTCTTCAACGGCGGCCGGATGAAGCGCGACTTCACCTATATCGACGACATCGTCGCCGGCGTGCTGGCCGCGCTCGACCGTCCCGCGCCCGTCGATGCGGAGACCGGCGCCCCGCACCGGCTGTTCAACCTCGGCAACAACCGTTGCGAGGAGCTGATGCATTTCATCGCCGTGCTGGAACGGGCGCTGGGCCGGGAGGCGGTCAAGGCGATGGAGCCGATGCAGGCCGGCGACGTGCAGGAAACCGCCGCCGACATCGAGCTGAGCCGCGAAATCCTCGGCTTCGAGCCGAAAACCCCGATCGAGGTCGGCCTGCCCCGCTTCGTCGAGTGGTACAAGGGCTACCACAAGCTCTGA
- the aroC gene encoding chorismate synthase, producing the protein MAGNSFGTLFRFTTWGESHGPAIGVVVDGCPSLLDLTEADIQPWMEKRRPGQSRYTTQRQEPDQVKILSGVFEGRTTGTPISLLIENTDQRSKDYSDIAAKFRPGHADYTYWQKYGIRDYRGGGRSSARETACRVAAGAVARKVLGSAIQVRGALVQIGPHRIDRSRWDWAEIDNNPFFCPDPVAATQWADYLDGIRKSGSSVGAVVELVASGVPVGLGDPLYDKLDSDLACAMMTINAVKGVEIGNGFAAAELTGEENADQMRMGPDGLPQFLSNQSGGILGGISTGQDIVVRFAVKPTSSILTPRQTVDTAGNDTDILTKGRHDPCVGIRAVPVGEAMMACVLADHLLRRRVERRE; encoded by the coding sequence ATGGCCGGCAACAGCTTCGGCACGCTTTTCCGTTTCACCACCTGGGGCGAAAGCCACGGTCCGGCCATCGGCGTCGTCGTCGACGGCTGCCCCTCGCTGCTGGACCTGACGGAAGCGGACATCCAGCCCTGGATGGAAAAGCGCCGCCCCGGCCAATCGCGCTACACCACCCAGCGCCAGGAACCCGATCAGGTGAAGATCCTGTCCGGCGTGTTCGAGGGCAGGACGACCGGCACCCCGATCTCGCTGCTGATCGAGAACACCGACCAGCGCTCCAAGGACTACAGCGACATCGCGGCCAAGTTCCGGCCCGGCCATGCCGACTACACCTATTGGCAGAAATACGGCATCCGCGACTATCGCGGCGGCGGCCGCTCCTCGGCGCGGGAAACCGCCTGCCGGGTCGCCGCCGGCGCGGTGGCGCGCAAGGTGCTGGGCAGTGCCATCCAGGTGCGCGGCGCCCTGGTGCAGATCGGCCCGCACAGGATCGACCGCAGCCGCTGGGACTGGGCGGAGATCGACAACAACCCCTTCTTCTGCCCCGATCCGGTCGCGGCCACACAGTGGGCCGACTATCTCGACGGCATCCGCAAGAGCGGCTCGTCGGTCGGCGCGGTGGTGGAGCTGGTGGCGTCCGGCGTGCCGGTCGGGCTGGGCGACCCGCTCTACGACAAGCTCGACAGCGACCTTGCCTGCGCGATGATGACCATCAACGCGGTGAAGGGCGTCGAGATCGGCAACGGCTTCGCCGCCGCGGAACTGACCGGCGAGGAGAACGCCGACCAGATGCGCATGGGACCCGACGGCCTGCCGCAGTTCCTGTCCAACCAGTCCGGCGGCATCCTGGGCGGCATCTCCACCGGGCAGGACATCGTCGTCCGCTTCGCCGTGAAGCCGACCAGTTCCATCCTGACACCGCGCCAGACGGTGGACACCGCCGGCAACGACACCGACATCCTGACCAAGGGCCGCCACGACCCCTGCGTCGGCATCCGCGCCGTCCCGGTCGGCGAAGCGATGATGGCCTGCGTGCTGGCCGACCATCTGCTGCGCCGGCGGGTGGAGCGGCGCGAGTAA
- a CDS encoding glycosyltransferase family 2 protein codes for MTALLDLSVVLYHPDPDLLARSLDTIGAAADRLAEETGVQTRLWVIDNGAPLGGSAPNPFRALLDRYAEGGRPPATLIAGQGNVGYGAGHNLAIRRGDAPYHLILNYDILLEPDALLAGWRYMEAHPRTVLLTPKVFGPSGEQEFLCKRRPTVLDLALRAFAPAAVKRMFAARLDRYEMRDVTGDAVVTGLEQVSGAFMLFRRDALALLGGFDDGYFLYFEDFDLSRRAMAMGEIAYVPDVRMVHFGGKAARKGGAHIRMFARSALRFFNTHGWRLI; via the coding sequence ATGACCGCACTTCTCGACCTGTCGGTCGTCCTCTATCACCCCGATCCGGACCTGCTGGCCCGCTCGCTCGACACCATCGGAGCCGCCGCCGACCGGCTGGCGGAAGAAACCGGCGTGCAGACGCGGCTGTGGGTGATCGACAACGGCGCGCCCCTGGGCGGCAGCGCCCCAAACCCATTCCGGGCGCTGCTGGACCGTTATGCCGAGGGGGGACGGCCGCCCGCGACGCTGATCGCCGGCCAGGGCAATGTCGGCTATGGCGCGGGGCACAATCTGGCGATCCGGCGGGGCGACGCGCCCTATCACCTGATCCTCAACTACGACATCCTGCTGGAGCCGGACGCGCTGCTGGCCGGCTGGCGCTACATGGAGGCGCATCCGCGCACCGTGCTGCTGACACCCAAGGTGTTCGGCCCGTCGGGGGAGCAGGAGTTCCTGTGCAAGCGCCGGCCGACCGTGCTGGATCTGGCCTTGCGCGCCTTCGCGCCGGCAGCGGTGAAGCGGATGTTCGCAGCGCGGCTGGACCGCTACGAGATGCGCGACGTCACCGGCGACGCCGTCGTCACCGGGCTGGAGCAGGTCAGCGGCGCCTTCATGCTGTTCCGGCGCGACGCGCTGGCCCTGCTGGGCGGCTTCGACGACGGCTATTTCCTGTATTTCGAGGATTTCGACCTGTCGCGCCGGGCGATGGCGATGGGCGAGATCGCCTATGTGCCCGACGTGCGCATGGTGCATTTCGGCGGCAAGGCAGCACGCAAGGGCGGCGCGCACATCCGGATGTTCGCGCGCTCGGCCCTACGCTTTTTCAATACCCACGGCTGGCGGCTGATCTGA
- a CDS encoding glycosyltransferase family 2 protein, whose protein sequence is MSHFVDGANDRHSRIIIVSFNCADFVNRVIGCLLDQTDPAFEVVIVDNASKDVDGIALPADPRFRMIRMDSNVGFAKANNVGAAGATVPWIVTLNPDAFPRRDWMERLQTAAHAQPDVAMFGSTQLFSHDPRMVDGEGDQYSIFGFAWRVNYRRMLKPPYYSGAVFSPCAAAAMYRRDHYEAVGGFDEDFFCYCEDVDLGFRIRLRGAPAVQVGDAVVEHVSSGVSKQYGTFAQYHGVRNLVWTMVKNMPLPLLPLAFFGHSLLVVYLVFRSLGSGRTGAIGRGIRDALCGLPRMIAKRRAIQRDRKASLWQVARMIAWNPLLLKTRGRPGLRKAHPSDQPPAVGIEKA, encoded by the coding sequence ATGTCACACTTCGTGGACGGTGCGAATGATCGGCACAGCCGCATCATCATCGTCAGCTTTAATTGCGCCGACTTCGTCAACCGCGTCATTGGCTGCCTGCTCGACCAGACCGATCCCGCTTTCGAGGTCGTGATCGTCGACAATGCGTCGAAGGACGTCGACGGCATCGCCTTGCCCGCCGACCCGCGTTTCCGCATGATCCGGATGGACAGCAATGTCGGGTTCGCCAAGGCGAACAACGTCGGCGCCGCCGGCGCTACCGTTCCCTGGATCGTGACGTTGAACCCCGACGCCTTTCCGCGCCGCGACTGGATGGAGCGGCTGCAGACTGCCGCGCATGCGCAGCCGGACGTGGCGATGTTCGGTTCGACCCAGCTGTTCTCGCACGATCCCCGCATGGTGGACGGGGAGGGCGACCAGTATTCCATCTTCGGCTTCGCCTGGCGGGTCAATTATCGCCGCATGCTGAAGCCGCCCTACTACAGCGGTGCGGTCTTCTCGCCCTGCGCCGCCGCCGCCATGTACCGGCGCGACCACTACGAAGCCGTCGGCGGCTTCGACGAGGATTTCTTCTGCTATTGCGAGGATGTCGACCTCGGCTTCCGCATCCGGCTGCGCGGCGCTCCGGCGGTCCAGGTCGGCGACGCGGTGGTCGAGCATGTCAGCAGCGGGGTGTCCAAGCAGTACGGAACCTTCGCCCAGTATCACGGCGTCCGCAATCTGGTGTGGACCATGGTGAAGAACATGCCGCTGCCGTTGCTGCCGCTGGCGTTCTTCGGCCATTCGCTGCTGGTGGTCTATCTGGTCTTCCGCAGCCTGGGCAGCGGGCGCACCGGTGCCATCGGCCGCGGCATCCGCGACGCGCTTTGCGGCCTGCCGCGCATGATCGCCAAGCGCCGCGCCATCCAGCGCGACCGCAAGGCCAGCTTGTGGCAGGTCGCCCGCATGATCGCCTGGAACCCGCTGTTGCTGAAGACGCGTGGCAGGCCGGGGCTGCGCAAGGCGCACCCGTCAGATCAGCCGCCAGCCGTGGGTATTGAAAAAGCGTAG
- the rnr gene encoding ribonuclease R, producing MTDSRFPSKDAILAFIRSSTTPVGKREIARAFKLSGSADREMLKDLLRDLEADGTVERGRNKRVAPPQSLPAVAVLLVTGADADGELSARPLTWTGEGNPPRIFLLPERRSRGEDRPPTVGDTLLAKLARINDRLYEARVIRRIGSGDGGEREGRILGVYRPSAEGGRLQPTDRRHKTEFLVLPPNRGEAEPGDLVFADILPAGRAGQPQARVVERLGSTKEPRAFSLIAIHAHGLPTVFPHAALREAELAAVPALMQREDLRDIPLVTIDGADARDFDDAVWAEPDSDPENPEGWHLIVAIADVSYYVRPGSALDRAAYERGNSVYFPDRVVPMLPEALSNGLCSLRPGEDRACLAFHLWIGRNGVLIRHRLVRGLMRSVARLTYDQVQACHDGRPDEETAPLAGSVIAPLFAAYARMAGARAKRGTLELDLPERRVRIDGRGRVAEIAVRERHDSHRLIEEFMIAANVAAAEVLEGRSMPGLYRIHDRPSMDKMEALRGFLAGIGQPLGKSADLTPDQFTRILRKVAGTSHATLVSEVILRAQAQAAYSPDNIGHFGLALHRYAHFTSPIRRYADLIVHRALIRTLGLGVGGLDDETLGRLAEVGEHLSRTERRAATAERDAVDRYTAAFLADRVGERFGGRISGVSRFGLFVRLDESGADGLIPVSTLPDDRYDHDEAAHTLTGQRTGRTYRLGSPVGIVLVEADPISGSTLFRLADSNG from the coding sequence GTGACCGACAGCCGTTTCCCCAGCAAGGACGCCATCCTCGCCTTCATCCGGTCCAGCACCACCCCGGTCGGCAAGCGCGAGATCGCCCGCGCCTTCAAGCTGTCCGGCTCGGCCGACCGCGAGATGCTGAAGGATCTGCTGCGCGATCTGGAGGCCGACGGCACGGTGGAGCGCGGGCGCAACAAGCGCGTCGCCCCGCCGCAATCCCTGCCGGCCGTCGCCGTGCTGCTGGTCACCGGCGCCGATGCCGACGGCGAGCTGTCGGCCCGCCCGCTGACCTGGACCGGCGAGGGCAACCCGCCGCGCATCTTCCTGCTGCCCGAGCGCAGGAGCCGCGGCGAGGACAGGCCGCCCACCGTCGGCGACACGCTGCTGGCGAAGCTCGCCCGCATCAACGACCGTCTCTATGAGGCCCGCGTCATCCGCCGCATCGGCAGCGGGGACGGTGGCGAGCGCGAGGGCCGCATCCTCGGCGTCTACCGGCCGAGCGCCGAAGGAGGGCGCCTCCAGCCGACCGACCGCCGCCACAAGACCGAATTCCTGGTTCTGCCGCCCAACCGCGGCGAAGCGGAGCCCGGCGACCTCGTCTTCGCCGACATCCTGCCGGCCGGGCGCGCCGGCCAGCCGCAGGCTCGCGTGGTGGAGCGGCTGGGCTCCACCAAAGAGCCGCGCGCCTTCAGCCTGATCGCCATCCATGCCCATGGCCTGCCCACCGTCTTCCCCCACGCAGCGTTGCGCGAAGCGGAACTGGCGGCGGTGCCGGCGCTGATGCAACGCGAGGATCTGCGCGACATCCCGCTGGTCACCATCGACGGGGCCGATGCCCGCGATTTCGACGATGCAGTGTGGGCCGAGCCCGACAGCGATCCGGAGAACCCGGAGGGCTGGCACCTGATCGTCGCCATCGCCGACGTGTCCTATTATGTGCGGCCCGGATCGGCACTCGACCGGGCGGCGTACGAGCGCGGCAACTCGGTGTATTTCCCCGACCGCGTCGTGCCGATGCTGCCGGAGGCGCTGTCGAACGGGCTTTGTTCGCTGCGGCCGGGGGAGGATCGCGCCTGCCTCGCCTTCCACCTGTGGATCGGCCGCAACGGTGTGCTGATCCGGCATCGGCTGGTCCGTGGCCTGATGCGGTCGGTGGCACGGCTGACCTATGACCAGGTGCAGGCGTGCCACGACGGGCGGCCCGACGAGGAGACGGCGCCGCTGGCCGGCAGCGTGATCGCCCCGCTGTTCGCCGCCTATGCCCGGATGGCCGGCGCGCGCGCCAAGCGCGGCACGCTGGAACTGGACCTGCCCGAACGCCGGGTGCGGATCGACGGGCGCGGCCGGGTCGCCGAGATCGCGGTGCGCGAACGCCACGACAGCCATCGGCTGATCGAGGAGTTCATGATCGCCGCCAACGTCGCGGCCGCCGAGGTGCTGGAGGGGCGCAGCATGCCCGGCCTCTACCGCATCCACGACCGCCCCTCGATGGACAAGATGGAGGCGTTGCGCGGCTTCCTCGCCGGCATCGGCCAGCCGCTGGGCAAGAGCGCCGACCTGACGCCCGACCAGTTCACCCGCATCCTGCGCAAGGTGGCGGGCACGTCGCATGCGACGCTGGTCAGCGAGGTCATCCTGCGCGCCCAGGCCCAGGCCGCCTACAGCCCCGACAATATCGGGCATTTCGGGCTCGCGCTGCACCGCTACGCCCATTTCACCTCGCCGATCCGCCGCTATGCCGACCTGATCGTCCATCGGGCGCTGATCCGCACGCTGGGGCTGGGGGTCGGCGGGTTGGACGACGAGACGCTTGGCCGGCTGGCGGAGGTCGGGGAGCATCTGTCCCGGACCGAGCGCCGCGCCGCAACGGCGGAACGCGATGCGGTGGACCGCTACACCGCCGCCTTCCTCGCCGACCGGGTGGGGGAGCGGTTCGGCGGCCGCATCTCCGGCGTCAGCCGCTTCGGCCTGTTCGTCCGGCTGGACGAGAGCGGAGCCGACGGGCTGATCCCGGTCAGCACCTTGCCCGACGACAGGTACGACCATGACGAAGCCGCACATACGCTGACCGGCCAGCGTACGGGCCGGACGTACCGCCTCGGCAGCCCGGTAGGGATCGTACTGGTGGAGGCGGATCCGATCAGCGGCAGCACGCTGTTCCGGCTCGCCGACTCGAACGGCTAA
- a CDS encoding GNAT family N-acetyltransferase — MNRSLTLSVTDTPAPADLAGVYDGLRAYNEASLGRAYDRRDLVAAARAPDGTLKGGLVGYTNWDWLYVDLLWVDESTRGSGLGGRLLDAAEAEARARGCRWSRLYTYDFQAPGFYPKQGYEVWAEMEGYPPGHRQIWFRKALG; from the coding sequence ATGAACCGAAGCCTCACCCTGTCCGTGACGGACACCCCCGCCCCGGCCGATCTGGCCGGCGTCTATGACGGCCTGCGCGCCTACAACGAGGCGTCGCTCGGCCGCGCCTACGACCGCCGCGACCTGGTGGCGGCGGCCCGCGCGCCGGACGGCACGCTGAAGGGCGGGCTGGTCGGCTACACCAACTGGGACTGGCTGTATGTCGACCTGCTGTGGGTCGACGAATCCACGCGCGGCAGCGGTCTCGGCGGACGGCTGCTGGACGCGGCGGAAGCGGAGGCGCGGGCACGCGGCTGCCGCTGGTCCCGGCTCTACACCTACGACTTCCAGGCCCCCGGCTTCTATCCGAAGCAAGGCTACGAGGTGTGGGCGGAGATGGAGGGATACCCGCCGGGGCACCGGCAGATCTGGTTCAGGAAGGCGCTGGGCTGA